The Sebastes fasciatus isolate fSebFas1 chromosome 4, fSebFas1.pri, whole genome shotgun sequence genome window below encodes:
- the chd2 gene encoding chromodomain-helicase-DNA-binding protein 2 isoform X3, translating to MWDEHPDVYGVRRSNRSRQEPARLNIGAGGSSGSESESPKRKTRAKKKENIWNDSNDEDEEEEEEASESTNSEQEEKKVRSRRLPARRPQTKSSSKKQPSQKSRKSRKQDSSAEDDDDDDDDDDDYDDDDDDTQKRQTRRRGATKVKSYKEDQHDFETDSDDLIEMTGDAGEEQQDDDSETIEKVMDTRTGKKAATGATTTVYAVQENGDPNEGFDPENDEGETHFLIKWKGWSYIHNTWESMDTLVQQKVKGLKKLDNFKKKHDELTSWLRRVSPEDVEFHNCQQELISDLNKQFQFVERIIATKTGKTPGSIDFPSHSHKLPTSDEPEYLCKWMGLPYSECSWEDGALVRKKYQPCIDSFTNRISSKNVPSKECKVLKQRPRFVPLKKQPSYIGDENLQLRDYQLAGLNWLAHSWCRCNSVILADEMGLGKTIQTISFLSYLFQQHQLYGPFLVVVPLSTLTSWQREFDIWAPHMNVVIYLGDVMSRKSIRDYEWVNHQTKRIRFNALLTTYEILLKDKGVLGNINWAFLGVDEAHRLKNDDSLLYKTLMEFRSNHRLLITGTPLQNSLKELWSLLHFLMPDKFASWEDFEDEHGKGRENGYQSLHKVLEPFLLRRVKKDVEKSLPAKVEQILRVDMTAQQKQFYKWILTRNYRALWKGTRGSSSGFLNIVMELKKCCNHSFLIKQPDDVENETQKEHLQSLVKGSGKLVLLDKLLTRLRERGNRVLIFSQMVRMLDILAEYLAKNRYPFQRLDGSIKGEIRKQALDHFNAEGSEDFCFLLSTRAGGLGINLASADTVVIFDSDWNPQNDLQAQARAHRIGQKKQVNIYRLVTKGTVEEDIIERAKKKMVLDHLVIQRMDTTGRTVLDNNSSGNTSNSNPFNKEELTAILKFGAQELFKEAEGEESEPQEMDIEEILRLAETRESDQGSSATDELLSQFKVANFSTMEETTPEFADKPGREWDDIIPEEQRRKIEEEEKQREMDDIFMLPRSRSSNKRAQANDSDSDVGSKLKNRSSGSESETDDSDDDKKPKKRGRPRARKNNVEGFTDAEIRRFIKAYKKFGSPLERLEAIARDSELVDKSIADLKRLGELIHTSCVTAVQEHEEHLKENPVEAKGPGKRRGINIKISGVQVNAKTIIQHEEEFEPLHKVVPANPAERNKFNLTCRVKVAHFDVDWDLQDDVQLLLGTYEHGFGNWDLIKTDPDLKLADKILPADPSKKPQGKQLQARAEYLLKLLKKEQDNADQSKTGEEVKVRKRKPRVKKEKILKDEQGNDISSPRLSDNPSEEGEVKDDGTEKSPAKKRPKKKDNKENKVKQGTPKKEKDGDKEKKSAKAKKEKAKAAKGKKTQGPVHITAGSDPVPIEVNDDDELDQETFSICKERMRPVKKALKQLDKPDEGLSDQEQLQHTRTCLLKIGDRITECLKAYSDPEHVKIWRRNLWIFVSKFTEFGARKLHKLYKMAQKKRSHEEEKEQKKKEDPGRSKNFRPDPSGSSRDSTGTQSSSKPGSHSGQPGPHGHHREPYNSANKRHFGNDDRGDWQRDRKYSYPGNSNQSWQGDRHHPYDRYKDHYDDRRQHGDSYRSSGGYRNNSSPRKRPYEQYGNDRDHRGHRPYYDRHSDPKRRRPDEFRPNYHQGREGPLQDFRRMPEHRPAGPPGSEHYSRPFHPDKPPPLLDPRSPQAQKSPQDSRSPPERPVDPNAAADPNWNNRKT from the exons ATGTGGGATGAACATCCAGATGTGTATGGGGTCAGGAGGTCAAATCGCAGTAGACAGGAGCCGGCTCGTTTAAACATCGGCGCTGGG GGTAGCAGTGGCTCTGAGAGCGAAAGTCCCAAGAGAAAAACCCGGGCCAAGAAAAAAGA AAATATCTGGAATGACTCAAATgatgaagacgaggaggaggaggaggaggcttcCGAGAGTACAAACAGtgagcaggaagagaaaaaagttagATCCAGACGACTTCCTGCTAGAAG aCCTCAGACCAAATCATCATCCAAAAAGCAGCCGTCTCAAAAAAGCAGGAAGTCCAGGAAACAGGACTCGTCTGCTGAagacgacgacgacgatgatgacgacgacgacgatTATGACGACGATGACGACGACACTCAAAAGAGACAGACTCGAAGAAGGGGTGCAACAAAAGTGAAAAG TTATAAAGAGGACCAACATGACTTTGAAACAGACTCCGATGACCTGATTGAAATGACGGGGGACGCAGGCGAGGAGCAGCAGGATGACGACAGCGAGACCATTGAGAAGGTTATGGACACCAGGACGGGCAAAAAAGCAG ccaCGGGGGCTACCACCACTGTGTATGCTGTGCAGGAAAACGGGGACCCGAATGAGGGCTTTGACCCCGAGAACGATGAAGGGGAGACTCACTTTCTGATCAAGTGGAAGGGCTGGTCCTACATCCACAACACGTGGGAGAGCATGGACACTCTGGTGCAGCAGAAGGTCAAGGGACTGAAGAAGCTGGACAACTTCAAAAAGAAACACGATGAGCTCACTTCATG GCTGAGGAGGGTGTCCCCCGAGGATGTAGAGTTTCATAACTGCCAACAGGAGCTCATATCCGACTTGAACAAGCAGTTTCAGTTTGTGGAGCGCATTATTG CAACTAAAACAGGAAAGACACCAGGATCCATTGACTTCCCCT ctcataGTCACAAGTTGCCAACCTCCGACGAGCCAGAGTATCTATGCAAGTGGATGGGCTTGCCGTATTCAGAGTGCAGCTGGGAGGACGGAGCTCTGGTTAGAAAGAAGTATCAGCCCTGCATCGACAGCTTCACCAACCGAATCTCCAGTAAAAACGTCCCCTCTAAAGAGTGCAAG GTGTTAAAGCAAAGACCAAGGTTTGTTCCTCTGAAGAAACAGCCATCATATATCGGAGATGAAAACCTTCAGCTGAGAGATTACCAGCTGGCTGGGTTGAACTGGTTGGCTCACTCCTGGTGCAG GTGCAACAGTGTCATCCTCGCTGATGAGATGGGGCTGGGAAAGACCATCCAGACCATCTCCTTCCTGTCCTACCTGTTCCAACAGCATCAGCTGTACGGACCCTTCTTAGTGGTGGTGCCTCTGTCCACGCTCACCTCCTGGCAGAGGGAGTTTGACATCTGGGCGCCACACATGAACGTGGTGATCTACCTCGGTGACGTCATGAGCAGGAAATCG ATCCGTGACTACGAGTGGGTGAACCATCAAACCAAAAGAATCCGTTTCAATGCGCTATTGACCACTTACGAAATTCTACTTAAAGACAAG GGGGTGCTTGGGAACATCAACTGGGCGTTCTTGGGTGTGGATGAAGCTCACAGGCTGAAGAACGACGACTCCCTGCTGTACAAAACGTTAATGGAGTTCAGGTCCAACCACAGGCTCCTCATCACTGGCACTCCGCTGCAGAACTCCCTCAAAGAGCTCTGGTCGCTGTTGCACTTCCTCATGCCCGACAA GTTTGCGTCCTGGGAGGATTTTGAGGATGAACACGGGAAAGGAAGGGAAAACGGTTATCAGAGTCTTCACAAAGTCCTCGAGCCCTTCCTCCTGCGGCGTGTCAAGAAAGATGTGGAGAAATCTCTCCCTGCCAAAGTGGAACAGATCCTCCGCGTAGACATGACGGCACAGCAGAAACAATTCTACAA GTGGATTTTAACGAGGAATTACAGAGCTCTTTGGAAAGGCACCCGGGGCAGCTCCTCCGGCTTCCTGAACATCGTTATGGAGCTCAAAAAGTGCTGCAACCACAGTTTCCTCATTAAACAGCCGGACGATGTAGAGAATGAAACACAAAAGGAACACCTGCAG AGTCTCGTGAAGGGCAGCGGGAAGCTGGTGCTGCTGGACAAGCTGCTGACCAGACTCCGAGAAAGAGGCAACCGAGTCCTGATCTTCTCCCAGATGGTCAGGATGTTGGACATTCTGGCTGAATACCTCGCCAAGAATCGCTACCCATTCCAG CGGCTGGACGGCTCCATAAAGGGAGAAATCCGAAAGCAAGCACTTGACCACTTTAATGCAGAAGGCTCAGAG GACTTCTGCTTCCTGTTGTCCACCAGAGCTGGAGGTTTGGGGATAAACTTGGCCTCAGCAGACACCGTCGTCATCTTCGACTCCGACTGGAACCCTCAAAACGACCTGCAGGCTCAAGCCAGGGCTCACAGGATCGGCCAGAAGAAACAG GTGAATATTTATCGACTGGTCACCAAAGGGACAGTGGAGGAGGACATCATCGAGAGGGCAAAGAAGAAGATGGTGTTGGACCATCTCGTCATTCAGAGAATGGACACCACTGGTCGAACTGTACTGGACAACAACAGCTCTGGAAACACATCAAA ttcAAACCCATTCAATAAAGAAGAACTGACTGCCATCCTCAAGTTTGGAGCACAGGAGCTTTTCAAAGAGGCAGAAGGAGAGGAGTCTGAACCACAG GAGATGGATATTGAGGAGATCCTGAGGTTGGCTGAAACAAGAGAAAGCGACCAGGGCTCAAGTGCTACGGACGAACTTCTCTCTCAGTTTAAG GTGGCCAATTTCTCGACCATGGAAGAGACCACTCCTGAGTTTGCGGACAAGCCCGGACGGGAATGGGACGATATCATCCCCGAAGAGCAGCGACGCAAaattgaggaggaggagaagcagcggGAGATGGATGACATCTTCATGCTGCCCAGAAGCAGGAGTTCTAACAAGAGG GCTCAGGCCAATGACAGCGACAGTGATGTGGGCTCCAAGCTGAAGAACCGCTCCTCAGGCTCCGAGAGTGAGACGGATGATAGCGATGACGACAAGAAGCCAAAGAAGAGAGGCCGACCCAGAGCCCGCAAAAACAACGTGGAGGGTTTCACAGACGCAGAGATCCGCAG GTTCATTAAGGCATACAAGAAATTTGGATCTCCACTCGAAAG GTTGGAGGCCATCGCCCGAGACTCTGAGCTGGTTGACAAATCCATAGCTGACCTGAAGAGACTCGGTGAGCTGATTCATACCAGCTGTGTGACTGCAGTGCAGGAGCACGAGGAACACCTTAAAGAGAACCCAGTTGAAG CCAAAGGTCCTGGGAAACGGCGAGGAATTAACATCAAGATCTCAGGAGTGCAGGTCAACGCGAAGACCATCATCCAGCACGAGGAAGAGTTTGAGCCGCTGCACAAAGTGGTGCCCGCCAATCCCGCTGAGAGGAATAA GTTTAATCTGACATGCCGGGTGAAGGTAGCCCACTTTGATGTGGACTGGGATCTGCAGGATGACGTTCAGCTCTTGCTCGGTACCTATGAGCACGGCTTTGGCAACTGGGATCTGATCAAGACGGATCCTGACCTTAAACTCGCTGATAAG ATTCTCCCAGCCGATCCAAGCAAGAAGCCTCAGGGGAAGCAGTTGCAAGCGAGAGCCGAGTATCTCCTCAAGCTGCTGAAGAAAGAGCAAGACAACGCAGACCAGTCTAAAACAGGAGAGGAG GTCaaagtgaggaagaggaagcctcgggtgaagaaggagaagatTCTCAAGGATGAGCAGGGCAACGACATCTCCTCCCCACGCCTGTCTGACAACCCGTCAGAGGAGGGCGAGGTCAAG GATGATGGAACAGAGAAATCCCCCGCTAAGAAACGACCAAAGAAAAAGGACAACAAAGAGAACAAAGTAAAACAGGGAACTCCTAAGAAGGAGAAGGACGgggacaaagaaaaaaagagtgccaaggccaaaaaagaaaag GCTAAAGCAGCCAAAGGGAAGAAGACTCAAGGTCCAGTCCACATAACGGCCGGGTCTGACCCCGTTCCCATTGAAGTAAATGATGACGATGAGCTCGACCAGGAGACTTTCAGTATT TGTAAGGAGCGCATGAGGCCGGTGAAAAAGGCCCTGAAGCAGCTGGATAAACCAGACGAGGGTCTGTCTGACCAGGAGCAGCTCCAGCACACTCGCACATGCCTACTGAAGATTGGAGACCGCATCACAGAGTGCCTTAAAGCCTACAGCGACCCCGAACATGTCAAAATATGGCGGAG AAACCTCTGGATTTTTGTGTCCAAGTTTACAGAGTTTGGTGCGAGGAAGCTTCACAAGCTTTACAAGATGGCACAGAAGAAGCGATCACATGAAGAAGAG aaggagcagaagaagaaggaggatcCCGGGAGGTCGAAAAACTTCAGACCAGATCCCAGTGGCTCCAGTCGAGACTCCACGGGTACTCAGTCGTCCTCCAAGCCTGGATCTCACTCCGGTCAGCCAGGTCCCCACGGACACCACAGAGAGCCGTACAACTCGGCTAATAAGCGGCACTTTGGCAATGATG ATAGAGGAGACTGGCAGAGGGACCGTAAATACAGTTACCCAGGTAACAGCAACCAGTCATGGCAGGGAGACCGACATCATCCGTACGATCGCTACAAGGATCACTACGATGACCGACGTCAACATGGAGACTCGTACCGCAGCTCGGGCGGTTACCGCAACAACAGCTCCCCGCGAAAAAGGCCATACGAGCAGTACGGCAACGACCGGGACCACAGGGGTCATAGACCCTATTATGACAG GCATTCAGATCCCAAAAGGAGACGTCCTGATGAATTCCGTCCCAACTACCACCAGGGAAGGGAAGGCCCTCTTCAGGACTTCAGGAGGATGCCGGAGCACAGGCCAGCAGGTCCGCCGGGGTCCGAGCACTACAGCCGGCCCTTCCACCCTGACAAACCTCCTCCGCTGCTGGACCCCCGCTCCCCGCAGGCTCAGAAGTCTCCACAGGACTCCCGCTCTCCACCGGAGCGGCCCGTAGACCCGAATGCCGCGGCGGATCCTAACTGGAACAACAGGAAAACATAG